The genomic interval ATCtggatcttcatcctcctcttgtCTCCCACTGTGTCTCTGGTTTCCTCGTctcttctgtgtgtctgtctgtatttttacattgttgtcaTGGTATTTTTTGGCTGTACGGTCTGTAGAGCCGGCATATTTTTACATCTCATTCTGTGAATTAAGGATTTATTTTGATCAAACCAAACCAAGCTGCTGGTTGGTTGTTGGAacagtgtttattttttgtgtgttttataattAAGCCAGTCTTAGTTCTGTGTAAGAGAGAAACTTTAATTCAGAAGGTGTACagttgtatttttctgtttaggTGTAAGAATATTTCATTCATTGACATTTTTGtgggtttattttatttatttatcagacATATTGAAATCCCTTTCTCGCTCAGTATAGCACGCTTTGGAGAATTTATTTCTTCAgtggactacatttaccatcagcacTGATTGGACAGCCACATAAAAAGAGGCAGAttttccctttaagtaaaagatctgaatacgtcttccaccactgatcagGTAGTCCTCTCTGTTTGGagacacctggaagctgcttgacgtCCTTCTGGATTATATACTTCATATGTTTACAACCACCTTTTAATATCGTCATCCAGATTTTCCACATTGTAATTTTGCTGTGTTGGTTTATTGCATCACTTTTTGAGAGGAACTCTTCCCTAAAAGCTTTAAGTGGGCTGCACTTGAGGAGGTTTATTCATAAAAACTCAGAGTTGTATTATAAAGACCAAAGAGGAGCAGTGATGCTGCATTTAAAGTTAGTTGTGGGCGCCCTCTGGTGGAATTAAATGAACCAACAACAAACTCAGTAGGAAATTTAATCATATTAAAATTCAATGCCAAATATCTAGACAGTGTTTTCTCAAGTCAAAACGTTCAAAGACACTTAggtattttaaaatgacatttttgcaGAGCGTAAAGACATATAGAAGATTATTACTTCTGTTGACTTCACTGTATCATTTCCTTAGATGAACTGCACGTCATTAGAATAACAGGATTGGATACACAACAGTAAAAAATATATGATATCATATTGTTAGATATGGTTTCGAAACACACAGTAAGATATTGCAGCAAAAAgttaatacaatttaaaaacctTTCTGCAGTTAAAGTTgctctgtggagttttcttttaaacaaacaaaagttatgtttacattcatgATTACTCACCAACATGCATTGTGGGTATCCTTGAGCTCTAACAGAtgtgttgaatgcatttttctttgtcgtaaaacatttgcaaagccgcATTATTTTAAtgctgcattgtttacatccatgtttactagCAGTCAGTCACGTGATAATTCATAGTTCTACTAGAGGTCAGAAACTCCACAGTAGGTCTTTGGCTACATTAGTTAACAATATGCCTTACAGCTTCACTAATGAACCAATACCAAAACTTATATCATAAGGCTATTCTTTGCTTTTCTTATCGTCAACAAGACCAACACCAACAAtgcgttatatatatataatatatatttcataatataatatcagtatataataatatatatttatttggctCTCAGCCCCATTCATGTCAACTTAACGTGTAaatctttaaattaatttttccCTCATCAATCGACACCATAATAAGCAAAAACAGAATTTtagaagtttttttttgcaaatttattaaaatgaaaaaaagtgaaatattacatTGACATAAGACCCTTTGACACTTGTCTCCTAAAAAtcacgttcccatacaactaaactacatTCTCAAAAATGTTTGGAGGGAACCATATTTTGTCGCAGACTACGTTCGCcttatcacaaatacgtttgtcaGTAAAtagtcatggatgtataataagaactggataccggACCGTAAAATGGTGCCTATTcattttaatgagcattgttcACCTGGCGCATACGCCAAAAAAGATTTTTAGTTTCCGGGTTTACTTTCGAGTTATAAAGCTCACTGAATATGTGCAGTAGTGTTTCTCCCGCTGGTccatagactttacattgtgGTGACGTCACCGATTTTAAAATCGCTTGTCTCGGCTCAAGGAaaattttacaaatataaaatctCCATGGATCAAAATTTCTGAATAGAAAGAGTCGTATTGACCTTGTTTGTAGTTCAaggtgtcctgtcaacagttttacagatgtcACTATGGTCTATGGGGAAATGTTTTTTGGGCTGCAGGGGGATTTTTACCGGGAGTGGCCACTGAtgaaaaaaaccaaaaacaaaacacaggactttccacTAGAAGACCGATGTTAGTGTgaactgaaagtcagctttcacttgtgtttccctcaaaacgtaattgagaatgcagtttagtatgggaacataatttttttgAGACAGTGTTGGAAATTTAGCTCAGGTGCCTCCCATTTCTCTTGATCATCTTTGAGATGTTTCTACACCTTGCTTGTGGTCTACCTGTAGTACATTCAATTGATTGGACATGATTTGGAAAGGCACACACCTGTCTAGATACAGTAAGATATGAGAGCAAACACCAAGCCATGAGGTTGAAGGAACTGCCTGAATGCATTGTATTTTTTGCAATAGAATGGaggtctatggcacagaggaataagatgaatcaggctttggctacatGGACGGTACTTGTTAGTATGATTagttcattgttggttttgtaaATTGTAGAATATCAACAGCCTTGTCCTTTAAAGTGTCAGTTGTCTTGTACTTTAGTAGTTTAATCTTCTTATTTCAAGTCTTACAAGATGAGTTTCAGGGTTTTCTGCGTGCTCCTCATCACCACATCATTAATACAGCAGTCTTTAAGGCAGATGTGTGAGTGCTCATGAGATGAGTCCATCATCAGCTGCTGAATCTTCTTGTGCAGTTTTATTCTGAATGTGTGCTCTGATGAAGAGGACGTCTATCCCCAGTGTGGCGTCACTATGGTGAGCGGCTCCCGGTTTTGTCCGTTGATTATCGGCCAGGGGTTAAAGTACGGGAAGACGGGCTCTTTGAATTTAGCATTATAGAAGGTGAAGAGGTGGCTCATGTTCCCTGCATCATAAAACCCCACGTCACCACTACTGTAATCGAGGTAGACCCCCACCCTCCTGGGGGGTTTGGAGGGACATATCAAGCTGTCCTCTGAGTCGGTGCATGCCTCGTACTCGCTGGTGCCGTCGGCGTTATCCCTCAGCACCAGGGTCCAGAAACCGTCATCCGGGCAGAGGCTGATCTCATCCTTCCTGTTGACGGAGGCCGTGGCCACACCCAGACCCCACGCCGTCTTGTAGCCCACATCCACCTCCCAGTAGTGTCTCCCAGAGGAGAAGGACTCAGAGCCCAGGACGATGTTGTAGAGAGTGAAGCGCTCTGGGTTGTTGGGCAGGTTGGTCTGGATTTTTCCCACCTGGACGCTGGTGCGACACAGTGACACCCACAGGCAGGGGTAGGCTGTGTACGGGTCAAGGGTCACCGCTGTGACAGctaagagggggaaaaaaagagttaGAAATGGATCTATGCAACAAGAAACATGTGTTTACAGAGAATGACCCAAGAAACACTCCTTGGCTGTGACCTTCAACAAGATACTTAATGCCTCCTGCTCAATTAGTGTAAGCTGAGCTAGATAGGAGCATCAGCTACATggatacaataaaatataaatgatgcTACGTCAAGATGTAACTCCATAGATTCATTAAATCCTTTATTGCAGTCTAGTGTTACACAGTCAACACCATGTATGACATGTCTTTGGCAAATGACCCAAAATCCATTTGGATAGTTTGAAACTCATATCGTCCAACTCCTCTACACGGAGCAGGTTGATACGAGACTGAACATAAAATGCAAGGCACAAAAATGTCTTTTGTAGATATAGccaacttttttatttttttaagtagcACTCCACCAAATGCAAACATCAAGctcccaggaagagcgccagtcgTTGTTCCCAATTTCCATAGTGGCCAAACAgaggtactacaacttccgtgtccgtcacatgatgccatttggcccaaaaatactttttcccatagacttacattggcaaagagacgtctgtggtctttgaggtgaatcaactacACAGTATGAgcaggtcctaaaagttgtaaagtgCACTAGTAgtcgaatccagagttattttccttcctctgttcatgttgATGAGCCCCAGCCTCCACACACAACAAATAGCGATATCCacctgagaataactaataataattcatgttgaatatgaataatgttgtgggattattctttatttcatgggctattttgggatttatacattattattacatacttgtatataaaaagtaaaaaagaaattaaaacaaagCATTGGAATattgatttggaggttgattaccaagcttcaaagcattcgggtcagccatACTTAGAACTATGACAAAGTTACTCCGGTTACGAAAACGCCTAATGTGCTAGTGATGGGGAGAACCTGTGGATACAGTTGTATAAAGTCATCTGTGGCTCTAGAGGAGCTTtgaagtctgagaaaatgattCAATCGACTCCCAAGTGAGCTCTAGACTTGGACTTGGAGACTGCAAGTGTTTGACAGAAACGGTATTGCAGTAGGATTCAGTATTTTTGGAGCCTGAATGATATAAGTCAGCCTCTGCTGCatcactttcacaagccatagtccggttggctagtccgaatcagagtgaaaatgacacttttggttagttttctatttagtctggttcggtttcacaatgcacaaataaaagcgggccaaataaaacattaatttgcTGAAGGGCGTTtacgaaggagcaaatttatctttttcttcttgagagctgccacttctatgcagggaatcgcggactttgatatattgctgttgaagtgttttaactttgactcggcactgatctactgagcgcacaaatcccttctcctccagtctATCTCGAATGACTTTACAAACGTCACTATTtctgtggactttatttagcatattatgtgtgttctcttcggcccagatgtcaagcaaacggacttctgcagaagtccaggtcattcctctcccactcatgttaacctgtcatttACCGGTGctcatctcaacaaatgcccgtgcaggcagcctgcgttttgctTCACTTGGACCAAAACAACTGGTCGAGAAGGTGGTCTAGGACCGGTTGTTGAGgttgaaccgcaccagagttcgattaaaTGTTGGCTTTGTGAAAGCGCTTTTAGTGTGTtcacatggtgtgtgtgtgtgtttgtgttacatGTGTGTCTATATACCTGGCTGAAAAATGGAGCTCATTTTCCTCCAGGTCCTGTACTGCAGAGGTCCCAGGAAGTCTCCTGACTGCAGATCCACAGCCACCTCTGGGGGGCGCTCAAACAAGCTCTCAGCcctgacagagagaaagaaagagatgacGAGAGATACTTATTATAAACTAATTTAAAGCAAAAGGCCTCTTCACTTCTCTTCACTAAAGATATCCATTCTTTGTGGCCGTTATGGTGGATACACCTCATAAGAAACATAATGTTTATGTTAAGCTTTGAGGTTTcttattattatgaaatattAGGAACTATTATAGCACTCACCATGAACAGCACATAAGtcatatctttatatctacagttTCTCTTTAGGTAGCCTACTACCTAAGAAGAAATGTAAACAAGACACTGACTAATCACTAAGCGCGACAATGTGTGTCAATGATGACGCACTAAATCACAATCATGCCCCCACATCCTGTTTCAGCAACGCCATTTCCTCGGAACTTTAGACATTTGATTTCTCACGTAGAGATATAGCTACAGAGATGACCTACAATTGGGAGTTCCTCGATGAGAAATGAGTGCTGTTGAATGATCGTGCTGATACTCACCCTCCAATGAAATCTTTGATTCCCTGAAACAGAGCAGATCAGAACAAGCCTATGATTACAAAACACTCCAGGCTCTGCTGTAACATGCAGATAATCTGATGCTGCACATCTAGAGTGTAACACTAATCTTTGGTATTTGCCggctgtgtttttttccatgCAACTGACTCTTTTTCTTTCTAGGTTAAGAGAAATGTGCTAAATGAGCACCATGCATTCCTTCGTCTCCCTCTTCTCTTATACCTTGAGTTGCTCTgggttttcttcttctgtcagTTTGTGTTGAAGCTGGTCGGCGGTGCTTTCCAGCTGGCTGATCTGCTCCGTGGTCTGAGTGAGCGCCTCCTCAAGCTGGTTGAGCTTCTCCTCTTTCTGCTTCTGCAGTTTCTCCTTGAtgcgctcctcctcctccagcaggaaCTCCCTCAGAAGGCCAAACTCTGCAGTGACCATCTCCTCCAGATCTCCTGCTCGCCCCTGAAACACAAGGCAGGACTCCCATCAGCAACAACATGGATGTTTTCAACTCTTAAACAtgtaaattaaactaaaaataTGCTGCTTGTGTATATTTATCCACTATTCTTATTTAATTACAGGATGAATCTTCACTGAATCGCCCGGGGAAGAAAACTGCGGCCTTGTTTGCACTTCTGGAAACCAGCTGAACGGAGAATGTTAAATATGTAGGAAGAAGACTTGATGTTTGACACCAAACCTACAGGTACTTTATTGGTATTTATATTATtccacctcaaccaactacaaGAGTAAGACTAAATaatcagccatgacattgaatcttttagataacactaagctacatattctgtactccaacacaacaaactctgcccggctggcgcTCACAGTGTtaccaccatggatgtattcacTATACCACCGTTGTCTTACAGCAACACGtgacctcgccagatttcacaacgagacttcccCTTGAGACTCTTTACATAATGTCAAACACTTATACAATGGAAccctgcttatagtgatcatgtcTGTCCcagtcaaattgatcactataagcggatgattattagAACCaaattttgttgttgtgcatcatttcttaCGCAGGTTACCATCTAATTgaatttgtatatttatgacatgaatacaaagtaaagAATCGGACCGCTTCActatttactggctcgctgccaattcttctgccttttccctcaaGACGGGCGCCGGGCTTCATGTGTGCTGCATGTGTGCTTCATGTGTTGATGATCGGCAATGTTTCACTTTTGGAGTATTACGTTTGGGGttgttatcaatccacttgacgagggcggcttcaaccacaggtgctttcccctTGCGCACTcattttttattcagagaaaattgctttccttttcccgtcatgatatcaatgtgcaaGCAGCACAGGTGTCACTTAGACACAAGAACGtggggaaatagggtccaggttgaaaaatacacaagttcccctttaaagggactgtttgtaacttcttaaacgtataaatcaatccgggtcggtgtcccatgcgagcttgtgtgtggctacgctgttcagactcagactccaacacaaactacacggaagcaccaaaaccgcaaagttatatctagtgaagccagtcttgcaaaacagtgttggccgcagtcagagaacgcgggggagaccgtagctttggtctccagtaccggagtctctgctgtactctgcttctctgcctgcctgcttgcagAAACataggtttcccgtgtcttgtgaagtgacggggctccgcagcgagaaacgttatcgtctccgaccaaaactccggtgtctcccctgttccctccggccacggtcgtgaggctgaggcaggaaaagcactaggatcagcagcgattcatggagagacctccgtctggtcagctaacattactgccaagcaggtgaaatatagagtgatattgtggttttagctgacgtgtgtcgcctcactgttttgagcgatgctcgttcttgtctatgtagagcgagcacaagcgcgagcccgacgctgactttcgttgacttaacggccacaggtgtcgctgttaacaagcatttctgattcttacaaacagtccctttaagtaaaggatttAAATACTTAATTCATTCCTAAAACAGGCAGATAGACAAAGACAGGCAAAATAATGAGCActtatagaaacacacacaaagagaaatcTGCAGGAAAAGACTGGTTGGCAAACTTCCTCTCAAACTTGTCGACCCACATCCTGTCATAccgacagagaaacagagaagtgAAAGTCTATGAATGTGCACATAAACTGGGTCAAACagagagacagcgagacagAAAGGAACGCACAGGAAAATATACATgttgagacagacaggatggagAAAGACAGTTTGCAGTAGCAGAGATATGTGAAGTTATCTGCTGCAACAGGAACACTCCAGCACAGCAAACATCCTACACTCATATCTCTGTTCAACAcatttataaaaacacacacagagagagacctcTGTTTGAGGTGAGTGCTGCTGTGGTGGAAAAAGCGACCCAGCCTAAACTCAGCCAGCTGTTATCTCTTTCTGTGAGGGTGTGTGGCGTTTAGTTATTGtacactctgtgtgtgtgacgcCTGTGAAAGAAGAGATCATGAGAAAGACAAACATGACATGACGGCGCATGACTGTTTATTAACCACCTGTTTTAATTTCAGGAAGTACCTCTCTGCGTTTGCAAAACATGGGAAACATCACGTTCAAACAAACAGCACTGAGTAACAACCTGTTGTGTCACCGCCACCCGTCACAAAGAGGACTAATCATCCGTCACTCACGTCTGCCAGACAGGTAAAGGTGGAGGAATGTGGGTGAATGTTGCTTAGCGACCAGACTTTCTGGTTCTATTCACAGCGCACGTACATTATATCTTGGCCAGGAAGGATTATGTCCGGAATGTTTCCTGTCTTTCACAACgcttcacaaacaaacacacacacatatcaataCCTTAATGAGGAGGATCTTTTCATTGGTCAGTCTCTGGTAGATGGTGGCCTCCTCCGTCTGCAGCTGAACCCTGTCCAGAGCGACAGACAGCTTGTCCTGcagcagaaaaaacacaaatcacatGCTCAACATCACAAGAAGCGGTGTCGCTAAATCAGATTAGTGCCTCTTGCTCTGCACAACACATTTAATGGGAGTCATATGAGTCTGCTCTGACCCACAAATTCAAACAAACTGGGAAAAGTCAGCGTTAGTGCAACATGAGAGGCCTCTCAGTGTGAGGTCAAACAAACGTGTGATGGTCAGCTGCAGGGTTAAAAGTGTGGGGGAGTTATAGAGGAGCTCACACTGTTCTGCTGAATTCctgtaaaaaactaaatatccAAAGGCTGCCAGGGGCAAACAGGGAGtctggtttaaaaaaataactaacaTTTCACAGCGTCTGCTCTGAAAGAAAGGCTCTGTTTGTGAATGCCAGAGCAATGTGttcatttatataataaaatctTAATAAGCAAGgtttaatttgacattttaggaGTGTTTCAAACTTGGACACAAGTTTCTTTCCAAGAACAAGGAAAAGGCGTGTCAGAATGGCACTCCCTAAAACCTTCAGTTAAGTGGTGATAAATCAAATAATGATGTCAAGATATAGCCATCACCAAGGACTTTATTTGCTTAAACTTTAAGATTAGGTTTTGCCAAATTTTGGGGACTAAAAAGACTGAGCTTTATCAGAAAGAAAACTGAGTCAATGAGCCAGTATatactttcacttttcacttttttcactttaacgttggcttcaaacacttgattttaatgtgttttgtatgatattatgctatgtatttattttgcatttgttttatgttgtggcgtctgaaactttaatgtatgtttaaatgctgctgtcttggcctgcaggtctctcttgcaaaagagattcttaatctcaatgagtactacctggttaaataaaggttaaagggactgtttgtaactttttaagcgtatagatgtaccgggtcgggatcccatgcgcgctcgcgtgtggccggagttctcgctgtctcgctccacctctagacgagcatgcgcgcacactccacactgcagaagagttagtttagctctgagaatatctagtgaatgtacagtggacgtttgtgcagaaataactgctgcagctcctccagaccaacagaggtttcccgtgtcttgtgaagtgacggggctccgcagcgagaaacgttatcgtctccgagtGCGATctccgggtgccggtgtctcacTGCGGGAgcagtcgggagacgataacgtttctcttcctgcttcaaccCCTtcggctgaagcaggaaaagccagcagtgattcatggagagaccttcgtctggtcagctaacattactgccaagcaggtgaaatatagagtgatattgtggttttagctgacgtgtgtcgcatcacaagcgcgagcccgacgctgactttcgttgacctaacggccacaggtgtcgctgttagaAATCTGCAGGAAAAGACTGGTTGGCAAACTTCCTCTCAAACTTGTCGACCTGTTatcaagcatttctgaaagttacaaatagtccctttaaataaataaaataagatatacCTTGTAATTTTCAAAGGCCTCTGTGATGGGGATGACATTGTGCATCTTGTGGTCTCTGGACATGCCACACACCAGACAGATGGGCAGCTGGTCGTCCTCACAGTACAGCTTCAGCTTCTCTTCATGCTCCTCGCACATATCCACACCACTGTGCGGCCAGTGGCTGGTGGAGGAGGCCACGCTGCTCATAGAGGATCCGGGCTCCCGGTCCCTCTCCTCCGGCTCATCCAGAGACCCGTGGGCCGAGTACCAGCTGTGGGTGGTCCCGGAGGCCGTGTCCATGGCCCGGGCTCTGCGGACGCTGTCCACGACGTTACACAGCAGCGAGTTGGGTCTCAGTTTCCGCCCGCTGGACTTTCTGCACTTCGGGCAGCTCCCCAGCTCGTCGGCTTTGGCCTCCCAGCACTGGATGATGCACACCTGGCAGAAGTGGTGGCCGCACTCCAGGATCACCGGGTCGTTGAAGAGCTCCAGACAAACCGGACAGGTGAGCTCCGACTGAAGCTCCTCAATGGCGTTGGAGTCCGCCATTCTCTGTTAAACACATAGTCCTAGAAACAAAACGATCTGATGGCAACACAGAGAAAAGAGTTGAGTGTTCTTccgttcagagagagagagagagagagagagagagagggggagggagggagggagggagagagagagagagagagacagagagggacagagagagagagagagacagagagagagagagagagagagagagaggagggagggagagagagagagagagaggagggagggagagagagagagaagggagagagacagagagacagagagagacagaggagagagagagagagagagaggagggagggagagagagagagagagagacagagagagacagagagagagagggggagggagggagggagagaggagggagagagagagagagagagagacagacagagagagagagagagagagagagaggagggagggagagagagagagagagagacagagagagacagagagagagagagagacagagagagacagagagagagagagagagagagagagagagagggagggagagagagagagagagaggagggagggagagagagagagaagggagagagacagagagacagagagagacagaggagagagagagagaggagggagtggTCTGAGGCTGACAGCACAGCAAAGTTTACAGGAAGAGAGACTGAGCTGAGACATGCAGCAACAAGCTCAGTACAGCTGCTCAactacagacaaacacacagacagagagacggacagacagaaagagagagacagacagacagaaagagagagacagagagacacacagagacagacagacacacacacacagagagacagaccgacagacagagagacacacagagagacagagagacagacagacagacagacacacagagagacagacagacagacagacagagagacacatacAGAGACAGAcgcacagagagacagacagacagacagacagacagacagacagacagacagacagacagacacacagagagacagacagacagacacacagagagacagacagacagacagacagagagacagacacacagagagacagacagacagacagacagacacacagagagacagacagacagacagacagacacacagagagacagacagacagacagagagacagacacacagagagacagacagacagacagagagacagacacacagagacagacgcacagagagacagacagacagacagagagacagacagacagagagacagacagacagacagacacatagagagacagacagacagacacacagacagacagagagacagacacacagagagacagacagacagacagagagacagacacacagagacagacgcacagagagacagacagacagacagacagacagagagacagacagacagagagacagacagacagacagacacatagagagacagacacacagacagacagacagacagacagacagacacagagagacagacacacagagagacagacagacagacagagagacagacacacagagagacagacagacagacagagacagagacagagagacagacagacatagttGAGGCGTGCAGCAACAAGCTCAGTACAGTGCTCCattacagacagacacacagacagacacacagacagacagagagacagacagacagacagacagacacacagacagacagagagacagacagacagacacacagacagacagacagacacacagacagacacacagacagagagacaggcagacagaagTCAAACCGGTTTTATTAGAAAGTAGGAACCACAACGAAAAACCacacaaatattaaataattaaactaATAATTACTAACCTGCTTTAGAGAATAAGTATAGGCTTAAACATTAATAAGTATACAGTcattaataaattgtaataaatatgAAGCATGCAATGTTGAGGAATTAACAATAACTGGGTCAAGATTTTCTGACTTCATATTAAGCCAACAGCAATAGTTAGTAAATCATCTGTAATTCTAAatgttaaaactagggctgtcaaagttaacgcgataataacgcgttaaaggCCATGTAAAGGAAATTCAGAgttttgtttctaaacacattataaatgttggaaaataatgaCTGAAAACATGCGCAAAGACTGTGAACGTTGTAgtactggattgtggagttagaccgttaaactgtttttggccagttttgtgttcaggatttaTTAGGCGGGGCTGAAATCATGGCTCGATGACGCTCTGGAGTCATCCTTAACATAACTCCACCCATCTTCACAACCGTTGTTTTTGAAAGCCAAAATCGAAACCTAGGATGCCATCAAAAGTTATGTCGGtcagctcagtcggtagagcatggGACTCATGTTGGCAGGATTGCGGGTTCAACCAACTGCATGTGTATTTTTGAATTTGCAAATtctttttaacaccactaatttcttaaacgcattaacacaatcagatctttcggaggttgtagttggctgttttaaagctagagtgaagacactgatACCATATGAAAGTTGtgaggcgaggaaaaactggcatggccattttcaaaggggtcccttgacctctgacctctagatatgtgaatgaaaatgggttctatgggtaaacaacgagtctcccctttacagacatgcccactttatgat from Sebastes fasciatus isolate fSebFas1 chromosome 10, fSebFas1.pri, whole genome shotgun sequence carries:
- the LOC141775438 gene encoding nuclear factor 7, brain-like; translation: MADSNAIEELQSELTCPVCLELFNDPVILECGHHFCQVCIIQCWEAKADELGSCPKCRKSSGRKLRPNSLLCNVVDSVRRARAMDTASGTTHSWYSAHGSLDEPEERDREPGSSMSSVASSTSHWPHSGVDMCEEHEEKLKLYCEDDQLPICLVCGMSRDHKMHNVIPITEAFENYKDKLSVALDRVQLQTEEATIYQRLTNEKILLIKGRAGDLEEMVTAEFGLLREFLLEEEERIKEKLQKQKEEKLNQLEEALTQTTEQISQLESTADQLQHKLTEEENPEQLKGIKDFIGGAESLFERPPEVAVDLQSGDFLGPLQYRTWRKMSSIFQPAVTAVTLDPYTAYPCLWVSLCRTSVQVGKIQTNLPNNPERFTLYNIVLGSESFSSGRHYWEVDVGYKTAWGLGVATASVNRKDEISLCPDDGFWTLVLRDNADGTSEYEACTDSEDSLICPSKPPRRVGVYLDYSSGDVGFYDAGNMSHLFTFYNAKFKEPVFPYFNPWPIINGQNREPLTIVTPHWG